The Deinococcus sp. KSM4-11 sequence GAGTGTGACCGCCTTGCCGTTCAGGAAGAAGCGCTTGAGCGTGGCCACGCCCTCGCCGGGGATGAGCACCACGCCCACCTCGCCGTTCTGGAGCCGGTCGCAGGGCCGGACGATCACGAGGTCGCCGGGGAAGACCCCGATGCCGGTCATGGACTCGCCGCGGACACGCAGCAGGTAGTCGCCCTCGCGCATGTCGATGACCTCGTCGAGCCGGGTGACGTACTGGCCGTCTTCCTGTTCGGCGAGGTCGGGGATGCCGGCGGCGATGTCGCCGACCAGGGGGTAGCCGCCGGGGCCGAGGAGAGCGCGGGTGCGGTCGGTGGGGACGAGGACGCCGTAGCGTCCGGCGCTGGGGGCGAGGTAGCCGAGCTCGCGGAGGCGCTGGGCCTGGTAGGTGAGGGCCTGTTTGGAGAGGCCGGCGGTGTGGGCAACGCGGGTGGCGCTGGCGTCGGTGCCGAGGCGGAGGACGGCGCTGAGGATGGTTTTGCGGGTGGGGGTGAGGTCTGGGGGCATGGCGTCCTCGGGGTGGAGTCTGAACTGGGTACGAAGATCTGTTCCAGCGTGCGTTTTTTTCGGACTCGTGTCAAGATGACTGAGAGGTGAATCACGAATGGATGAATCTGTAGGTAACAGAACGGTCGACACGCCCGAGACAGAGGACACCCCCGAGCCGACCTTCACGCGGCGGATCGAGGTGCGCCTGGCGCTTCCGGCGCCGCAGGTGCACTACGAGAAGGGCAAAGCCGTGCGTGACCCCGCGCCCGATATGGAGCGGATCATCACGGCCATCCGGCCCTTCCTGGAGCGCCAGAACGTCGCACACCACGGCGCGGAAACCGAACTGCGGATCACGGCCTCCCGGGCACCGGGGATCCGGGTGGACGGGAACTTTGGGGAGAAGGCGAGTGCCGTCCAGGTGCGGGTGCAGGGCTGGGTCGACCTGGCGTTTGAGGGTCTGAGCGAGCTCGACGGATGAGTTCAGGTCAGGGGTTGTGGCAAGTTGTCGCCTTCAGGGAGGCCAAGAAACGTTAAGGACGCAGGCGGCCTGAAGGTCAGGCCGCCTGCTGCACCACTTCGCGCCAGAGATGGAACGCCTGTTTCTGGTGCTGACGACGGTGATGAGCGGGAACGGTGCAGCGGGCCGGGTGGTGGAGATTCGTGATGCGGGCGTGTAGGTCAAGGAATGCCTGAGCTCGTCGTCGTGATCTGAAACCGCGCTGCTGCCGCTCTTGTCGGCGTGTGGGCCGATGGGAGTGCTCTACGAGGTGATTGCAGCGTGCCGTCGACACGACCTGGACGTGCTCCACGCCGTGGAGCACGGGAAGTTTGCGCAGGGCCGCACCATACCTCCACAGCTTGTCGGTGTGCAGGGAGACAGCGACGCCGTGCTGGCCCAGCAGCCTGCTGAAGAAGGCTGTGGCCGCCTCCGTGTCCGGTGACGCTGCAAGAACACGTCCAGGACAATGCCGTGCGCATCGACGGCTCGCCATAGCCAGTGTGTGACCCCACCGACCTCCACACGCCTAAACGTCGAGATGCCACCGTGAACCCCGCCGGGGTTCGCGGTGGCGCAGTCCCTGGGCAAACAGATCACTGAACTTGATGCACCACGTGCGAATGGATTCGCGGGTGACGGCAATGCCGCGCTCCAGTAAGAGTTCCTCGACGTCCCGATAGCTCAACGTGAATCGGTGGTCAAGCCAGATGGCGTACCCGATGACCTCAAGCGGGAACCGGTAGCCGGGAAGCTTCTGCCTGCTCAACACCGTGCCAACCTACCAAAACAACTTGCCACAACCCATCGTCCCACACGACGACAAGAGCGGCAGCAGCGAGGATTCAGGTCACGACATCGAGCTCAGGCATTCCTTGACCTACACGCCCGCATCACGAATCTCCACCACCCGGCCCGCTGCACCGTTCCCGCTCATCACCGTCGTCAGCACCAGAAACAGGCGTTCCATCTCTGGCGCGAAGTGGTGCAGCAGGCGGCCTGACCTTCAGGCCGCCTGCGTCCTTAACGTTTCTTGGCCTCCCTGAAGGCGACAACTTGCCACAACCGGTGCCGGAACCCCAGCCCATCAGAGCGTCGCTTTCCGCCATCGCCCAGACCAGAACCTCCAGCCGTAGCTGGTCGAAAGCAGCGCGATGTACAGCAGTGCCGCCACCCACGCACCCGTCACCCCATACCGGGGAGCCAGCCAGGCCGCCCCCGGCACCATGACGAGCCAGGCACCGCCCAGCGTCACGAGCAGCCGGAAGCGGGTATCGCCGGCCCCGCTGAGCGCCCCCCCAGCACGATGCCCACGCCGTCGATCAGTTGATAGCCCGCCATGACCCCGAGCACCGACGCCCCCAGATCCAACACCTTGGCATCGCGACTGAACAGCCCAATCAACGTGCGCGGCATCAGCAGGAAAGCCAGCGTGAGAACCAGCATCAGGCCCGCCGACAGCGCGGCCCCACGCCAGCCAATTCGCGCCGCCAGGTCAGGACGTCCCGCCCCCAGCGCCCGGGACAGCAGGCTGGAGGTGCTGGCACTCAGGGCGAACGCGGGCAGGAAGCCGAACGAGGCGAACTGGTTGGCGATCTGTGACGCGGCCAGTTCGGTGGGGCCAAGCCGGGCGATGATGCCCAGAAAGGTGGTGAAGGCCCCCACGTCCGCCAGATCGGTGAGTCCAGCCGGCAGCGAGATCCGGGCCACCGAGCCCAATTCCGTCCGGGTGGGCCGCACGAACCACAGCCGCCCGTACTGCGGGGAATACCTCCGCAAGAGCAGCCAGAACGCCAGCCCGCCCTGAAGGCAGACCGCGACCACGCTGCCCCAGGCTGCCCCCGAGACGCCCCAGTGAAAGCCGAACACGAAGAGGCCCGCCAGCGCCGCATTGACACCCACCAGCATCCAGGACAGCAGCATCGGCGTGCGGGTGTTGCCCAGGCCCAGCATCACCGACAGGCTGGCGGTGCCGAGCAGCATCAGCGGCAGTTCCAGGATGCGAATGCCGACGTAGGTCTGCGCCACCTGCAGAATCTCAGAGCCAGGATTCAGCAGCCGCAGCGCGCCGCCGAGCAGCCAGGGCCCGATGAGGAGGAGCGGCAGGCCGACCAGTGAGAGGCTCAGGAAGACGCTTGCCCAGCGCCGGATGCCTGCTGGATCGCCCGCCCCCAGCGAGCGCGCCACGAAAGTGGCAGCGGTGTTGAGGGCGCCGCGAAACAGCAGGGGCACCGCGAACAGCACCAGTGACGCGAGGCCCACGGCGCCCACCTCCAGGACGCCCAGGCGGCCCATGTACAGGGTGTCGGTAAAGCCTACGGCGGTGTACGCCAGGTTGCTCACGATGAGGGGCCAGGCCAGCGACGCGAGTTCACGGGTACTGCCTTGCGGGGCCAGCGGTTGGGCGGCCCTGGGTGGAGGGAGTGCGGGTTCGGCTGGGAACGTGGCGAACGGAGCGGTTTCGACGGGGGCAGGAGAACCAGGCACACGGCGAGCCTAGGCGCGGCTGCATCTGGAAGCAATGAGCTATCTTGCTGATCCCCAACGCTGTGTCGCTTGTCGCTCTGTTCCTCGGGCCGGCCACGCCTGGTGCGCTTGATGGGTGGGGAATCAGTGGAGCCAAGCGGTTGTGGCAAGTTGTTGGGGTAGGGTAACGCGGTGCTGAGCGGTCAGAAGCTTCGTGGCTACCGGTTCCCCCTCGCGCTCATCGGCTACGCCGTCTGGCTGTATCACCGGTTCACGCTGAGCTACCGGAATGTCGAAGAACTGCTGCTGGAACGTGGGATCTGCGTGACCCGGGAATCGATCCGCACCTGGTGCATCACCTGCAGTGACCTGTTCGCCCAGGGCCTGCGCCACCGGGAACCCCGTCGGGGTTCCCGGTGGCATCTCGACGTTTGGGCTTGTGGATGTCGGGGGCGTCAACCCCTGGTTGTGGCGAGCCGCCCTGGAGCATGGCGCGGTGCTGGACGTCTTCCTTCGGCGCCACCGTGACACAGAGGCGGCCAAGACCGTCTTCAGCCGGCTGGTGGGAGAGCATGGTGTTCCGCTCACGGTGCACACCGACACGCTCTGGAGGGTACTGTCAGCTTGACCGCTGGCCACTGCCCCTCGCTGTGAAGGGAGACCGACCATGTTCAACGCGTCCCCCGTTTCACTCCGACCGTGGTGGCGCCCCGTCGTGCTGCTGATTGCTCTTGGCCTGACCGGCCTCACGGTCGCGTC is a genomic window containing:
- a CDS encoding LexA family transcriptional regulator; this encodes MPPDLTPTRKTILSAVLRLGTDASATRVAHTAGLSKQALTYQAQRLRELGYLAPSAGRYGVLVPTDRTRALLGPGGYPLVGDIAAGIPDLAEQEDGQYVTRLDEVIDMREGDYLLRVRGESMTGIGVFPGDLVIVRPCDRLQNGEVGVVLIPGEGVATLKRFFLNGKAVTLRSENPEYPEMVFPSADVRIQGQLVAHIGQSIARPRRS
- a CDS encoding MATE family efflux transporter, coding for MPGSPAPVETAPFATFPAEPALPPPRAAQPLAPQGSTRELASLAWPLIVSNLAYTAVGFTDTLYMGRLGVLEVGAVGLASLVLFAVPLLFRGALNTAATFVARSLGAGDPAGIRRWASVFLSLSLVGLPLLLIGPWLLGGALRLLNPGSEILQVAQTYVGIRILELPLMLLGTASLSVMLGLGNTRTPMLLSWMLVGVNAALAGLFVFGFHWGVSGAAWGSVVAVCLQGGLAFWLLLRRYSPQYGRLWFVRPTRTELGSVARISLPAGLTDLADVGAFTTFLGIIARLGPTELAASQIANQFASFGFLPAFALSASTSSLLSRALGAGRPDLAARIGWRGAALSAGLMLVLTLAFLLMPRTLIGLFSRDAKVLDLGASVLGVMAGYQLIDGVGIVLGGRSAGPAIPASGCS